GCTGATGGGTGTAATTGTCGGGTTGCCTTTATTGGTTGTCTGGCGACTCAAGCCTACCTCGCGTGAATTCGTGTTGACCCTGTTCACGGTGTTATTCGTCAGCGCGGTGATATTCACCCTGGCTGGTTTCCTGTTCCGCGGCCCTGGTTTTGAATTGTATTTGCCCTGGAATATGCCCGGCCATTACAGCCCGTGGGATAACTTATAAACCGTTGCATGAGGAGAATGTATCATGAGTGAACAAAAAACGAAAAAATCTCTCTCCCGAAGCCAATTTCTGGGGATCGCCTGGGGTGGCTCGCTAAGTCTCATCTTCGCCCAGGCTACTGTTGCCCTGCTGAAATTCATTGAGCCGGTTTCTAGTGGCGGCTTTGGTGGCTCGATATACGCTGGCCTCATTGATGAATTCGCCATCAACAGTATCAATCGCATTTTGGCCGGACGGTTTTTCCTTTCCCGAACCGAAGATGGCGTGATAGCCCTATGGCAAAAATGTACTCACCTAGGTTGTGCGGTGCCGTGGGTTGAGGAAGAGGGACAATTCCATTGCCCCTGCCACGGCTCATTATTCAACGAAGTAGGCGATGTTATCGGTGGCCCGGCCCCGCGCCCGCTCGATTTCTTCCCCGCTGAAATCAAAAGCGGCGAGGTCTGGGTGGATACCAGCCAACCCACCGAAAGAAGCAAACATCAGCCCGAGCATATTACTGGCGCATAGGGAGATAACCATGAATAAAAATGAACCGAACTACGAACGCTACCTGATCATTGGGTTGGTTCTCACCCTGCTGGTGCTAGCCGGTTTTTCATACTACTGGTTTGGTGAAACTGCCCGACTAACACACGCTGCCGATGAGATCGCCGCCGAACGGGTGCGCCACGGGCGTACCGTCTACATGGACCAATGTGTTTCCTGCCACGGCGCAGAAGGCGAAGGCGGCGTTGGCCCTGCACTGAATGATCGAAAAGTGCTTAAAAATACGCTCGACAGCATCTTCTTCTCGGTAGTTCGCTCTGGCGTACCCGGCACCGAAATGCCCGCCTGGAGTGTAGACTACGGCGGTCCGCTAACCGATGAAGATGTGCGCAATGTTGTCGCCTTCATCCGCGCCTGGGAACCCGATGCACCGCTTATCGAACCGGTAGTCTTCGTTCCCGACGCAGCACGCGGCGCATTATTCTT
The DNA window shown above is from Chloroflexota bacterium and carries:
- a CDS encoding Rieske 2Fe-2S domain-containing protein, which encodes MSEQKTKKSLSRSQFLGIAWGGSLSLIFAQATVALLKFIEPVSSGGFGGSIYAGLIDEFAINSINRILAGRFFLSRTEDGVIALWQKCTHLGCAVPWVEEEGQFHCPCHGSLFNEVGDVIGGPAPRPLDFFPAEIKSGEVWVDTSQPTERSKHQPEHITGA